In Nocardioides cavernae, a single genomic region encodes these proteins:
- a CDS encoding GNAT family N-acetyltransferase translates to MRVRRATPADVDALVDFPHDPGVIGLPDGQVRADFETGRMRPEWSWVLEEEGRLLGRALWWGRGDTVPSVLDALDVLPEVHDPRAAAVELLRGGHADLAASGKQQLPPYTLRLPAGWRADARATRAATWPREATSDVGLTASLERRQYAWTPANGVPGISTRAAFRRGSNDEFVELFREAARGSLDVGTRQALESTDELSQAKEDLEFYESCPGERDWWRVATDRDGVPVGFIVPSATPYHRNVGYLAVLPSHRGQGLVDDLLGEVTRIHAEAGAERITATTDMTNLPMAAAFDRASYQVTEVRLVLEAAPSRAT, encoded by the coding sequence ATGAGAGTCCGCCGAGCCACCCCCGCTGATGTCGACGCCCTCGTCGACTTCCCCCACGACCCTGGCGTGATCGGACTGCCAGACGGGCAGGTGCGTGCAGACTTCGAGACGGGACGCATGCGGCCGGAGTGGTCCTGGGTGCTCGAGGAGGAAGGGCGCCTGCTGGGTCGTGCCTTGTGGTGGGGTCGTGGCGACACCGTGCCGAGTGTGCTCGACGCGTTGGACGTCCTGCCCGAGGTGCACGATCCGCGGGCGGCCGCGGTCGAGCTGCTGCGTGGCGGCCACGCCGATCTTGCAGCGTCCGGGAAGCAGCAGCTGCCTCCGTACACCCTTCGGCTGCCCGCAGGATGGCGTGCGGACGCGAGAGCGACTCGAGCGGCCACGTGGCCACGTGAGGCCACGTCGGACGTCGGGTTGACCGCGTCGCTCGAGCGGCGCCAGTACGCCTGGACGCCCGCGAACGGGGTTCCTGGGATCAGCACACGGGCCGCGTTCCGGCGGGGGTCGAACGACGAGTTCGTCGAGCTCTTCCGCGAGGCTGCTCGGGGCAGCCTGGACGTCGGGACGCGTCAGGCGCTGGAGTCCACGGACGAGCTCAGCCAGGCCAAGGAAGATCTCGAGTTCTACGAGAGCTGCCCCGGCGAGCGCGACTGGTGGCGAGTCGCGACCGACCGCGACGGCGTGCCGGTGGGTTTCATCGTGCCGTCAGCGACGCCGTACCACCGCAACGTGGGCTACCTCGCCGTGCTGCCGAGCCATCGCGGGCAGGGCCTCGTCGACGACCTGCTGGGCGAGGTGACACGGATCCATGCGGAGGCCGGGGCCGAACGGATCACCGCGACCACCGACATGACGAACCTTCCGATGGCCGCCGCGTTCGATCGCGCGTCCTACCAGGTCACGGAGGTCAGACTCGTGCTGGAAGCGGCGCCCTCCCGGGCAACCTGA
- a CDS encoding MinD/ParA family ATP-binding protein, protein MDLTTAEHMTTAPPPATGQRWRQARGLEFLGPVQGSGLKDPAFLVRRVDDQVVQLSELLHLVVRAVEPPRPAEQVADDVSAAYGRTLSVDGLAHLVTTRLEPLGLVIPDESPEPTRSVRARPLLALTAKGTLVPARIVDKLARVLAPVFWPPLVALVLAALVVADVVLVMRGDIWAAIGELFATPTIALLIYGMLTTAAVVHELGHAAACRYGGATPGEIGFGLYLVFPAFYTDVTDSYRLGRVGRVRTDLGGLHFNALTVLVLAAAYVSTGSGVLLLTALVLQFQMLQQLIPVVRFDGYYVLSDLAGVPDLFARVGPVMRSLRPGHPVDPRVTELRPRSRRFVTGWVVVVVPLLVGAFAWAIWYLPEFVERGRDGVRLQQLVFDLAWERRDWAVMALAVVSIALLLLPILGVVLALWRVAVSLVLLVRSRLAARPPEAYEPSVVPDPPRVVSAADFTDEVMYAAPVPVPTQGWRSAVYRGSGHVLNPGPSLPEQRRRELEHRLRTPIDGSRRVVVMSRKGGVGKTTITLALGSTFALLRGDRVIAVDANPDAGNLAHRVAPPHDRTVTDVLRDLDLITTYAALRRYTSQGLESRLEVLASDDDPGIGLALARDDYHRLIGLLDRFYNLILLDTGTGILDSANQGLLTEADQVVLVVRAGLDGGRAGALTLDWMDQHGFDDLVARTVVVVNAERRGSEPPEPMRRHFEKRCARVVTVPWDDALEPGALTDMSALHRRTRDALVDIAAAVADNFVVEDQA, encoded by the coding sequence ATGGACCTGACGACCGCAGAGCACATGACGACCGCTCCACCACCTGCCACCGGGCAGCGGTGGCGGCAGGCGCGCGGCCTGGAGTTCCTGGGCCCCGTCCAGGGCTCGGGCCTCAAGGACCCGGCCTTCCTGGTGCGACGGGTGGACGACCAGGTGGTGCAGCTGTCCGAGCTGCTCCACCTGGTGGTGCGCGCCGTCGAGCCGCCCCGGCCCGCCGAGCAGGTGGCCGACGACGTGAGTGCGGCGTACGGCCGGACGTTGAGCGTCGACGGCCTTGCCCACCTGGTCACCACCCGGCTCGAGCCGCTCGGGCTGGTGATCCCCGACGAGTCGCCCGAACCGACGCGGTCGGTGCGGGCGCGGCCGCTCCTGGCGCTGACCGCGAAGGGCACGTTGGTGCCGGCCCGGATCGTCGACAAGCTGGCCCGGGTCCTGGCTCCGGTCTTCTGGCCGCCGCTGGTGGCGCTGGTGCTCGCCGCCCTCGTCGTCGCGGACGTCGTCCTCGTGATGCGGGGCGACATCTGGGCGGCGATCGGCGAGCTCTTCGCCACCCCGACGATCGCCCTGCTGATCTACGGCATGCTCACGACCGCGGCCGTCGTCCACGAGCTTGGGCACGCGGCCGCCTGCCGCTACGGCGGTGCGACTCCGGGCGAGATCGGCTTCGGGCTCTACCTCGTCTTCCCCGCCTTCTACACCGACGTGACCGACTCCTACCGCCTCGGCCGGGTCGGCCGGGTGCGCACCGACCTCGGCGGGCTGCACTTCAACGCGCTCACGGTGCTGGTGCTCGCGGCGGCGTACGTCTCGACCGGCAGCGGCGTGCTGCTCCTGACCGCGCTGGTCCTGCAGTTCCAGATGCTCCAGCAGCTCATCCCGGTGGTCCGCTTCGACGGCTACTACGTGCTCTCCGACCTGGCCGGCGTGCCGGACCTGTTCGCCCGGGTCGGACCGGTGATGCGGAGCCTGCGTCCGGGGCACCCCGTCGACCCGCGCGTGACCGAGCTGCGTCCGCGCTCGCGGCGGTTCGTGACCGGCTGGGTGGTGGTCGTCGTGCCGCTCCTGGTCGGCGCGTTCGCCTGGGCGATCTGGTACCTGCCGGAGTTCGTCGAACGGGGTCGCGACGGGGTCCGGTTGCAGCAGCTGGTCTTCGACCTCGCCTGGGAACGACGCGACTGGGCGGTCATGGCGCTGGCGGTGGTCTCGATCGCCCTCCTGCTGCTGCCGATCCTGGGCGTCGTGCTGGCGCTGTGGCGGGTCGCGGTGAGCCTGGTCCTGCTGGTCCGGAGCAGGCTCGCGGCGCGGCCGCCCGAGGCGTACGAGCCGAGCGTCGTGCCCGACCCGCCACGGGTCGTCTCCGCGGCCGACTTCACCGACGAGGTGATGTACGCCGCCCCGGTGCCCGTCCCGACGCAAGGCTGGCGCAGCGCGGTCTACCGCGGCAGCGGCCACGTGCTCAACCCCGGGCCGAGCCTCCCCGAGCAGCGGCGCCGCGAGCTCGAGCACCGCCTGCGTACGCCGATCGACGGCTCGAGGCGGGTGGTGGTGATGAGCCGCAAGGGCGGCGTCGGCAAGACCACGATCACGCTCGCCCTGGGCAGCACCTTCGCGCTGCTCCGCGGCGATCGCGTGATCGCCGTCGACGCCAACCCCGACGCGGGCAACCTCGCCCACCGGGTGGCGCCGCCGCACGACCGCACCGTGACCGACGTGCTGCGCGACCTCGACCTGATCACGACGTACGCCGCGCTGCGGCGCTACACCTCGCAGGGCCTCGAGTCGCGGCTCGAGGTGCTCGCCTCCGACGACGACCCCGGCATCGGGCTGGCCCTGGCGCGCGACGACTACCACCGGCTGATCGGGCTGCTCGACCGCTTCTACAACCTGATCCTGCTCGACACCGGCACCGGCATCCTCGACAGCGCCAACCAGGGCCTGCTCACCGAGGCCGACCAGGTCGTGCTCGTGGTGCGGGCCGGGCTGGACGGTGGTCGGGCCGGGGCGCTCACGCTGGACTGGATGGACCAGCACGGGTTCGACGACCTCGTCGCGCGGACGGTCGTCGTGGTCAACGCGGAGCGGCGCGGGAGCGAGCCTCCGGAGCCGATGCGGCGGCACTTCGAGAAGCGGTGTGCCCGCGTCGTGACGGTCCCGTGGGACGACGCCCTCGAGCCGGGCGCGCTGACCGACATGTCCGCGCTCCACCGTCGGACGCGCGACGCGCTGGTCGACATCGCGGCTGCGGTCGCCGACAACTTCGTCGTCGAGGACCAGGCATGA
- a CDS encoding 3-hydroxyacyl-CoA dehydrogenase NAD-binding domain-containing protein, with protein MSTTDTQTAVRYDRDSDGIVTLTLDDPTASANTMNELYQSSMEAAVQRLYDEQADVTGVVLTSAKKTFFAGGNLKSMMKATPDDAEEIFAMGEAVKASLRRLETFPRPVVAAINGAALGGGLEIALAANRRIAVDDRSVKIGLPEATLGLLPGGGGVTRVVRMLGLQSALMDVLMPGTQFDPQGALGKGLVDEVLPTREELVPAAKTWILEHRDDEDAARNPWDRAGYKMPGGTPKTPALAQFLPAFPALLRKQTKGAVYPAPRAIMSAAVEGAQVDFDTASRIESRYFTNLVVNQQAKNMIQAFFFDLQAINSGSLRPQGIERWQATKVAVLGAGMMGAGIAYSCARAGMQVVLKDVTLEAAEKGKAYTAKLNAKGVERGKLTQDKADELLGRITPTASPEDLAGCDLVIEAVFEDPSLKAKVFAEVAPYVDDDALLCSNTSTLPITGLATGVDRPADFIGLHFFSPVDKMPLVEIIRGKETSDAALAKAYDVVQQIRKTPIVVNDSRGFYTSRVIGTQINEGLAMLAEGVHPVSLERAATSSGFPVGPLQISDELNMELMAKIRKATEDAASREGIDLGDYPAGEVISTMIGLGRPSRLKGAGFYDYDDNGRRTTLWPGLAEQFPVAEQQVPIRDVRDRMLFIEAIETAKCFEEGVITSAAAANIGSIMGIGFPALTGGAAQFMTGWQALDETGHGVGPVGLQAFLDRADELAEAYGERFRPTAYLRDLAAKGETFPA; from the coding sequence ATGAGCACCACCGACACCCAGACCGCCGTCCGCTACGACCGCGACAGCGACGGCATCGTCACCCTGACGCTCGACGACCCGACGGCCAGCGCCAACACGATGAACGAGCTCTACCAGTCGTCGATGGAGGCCGCCGTCCAGCGGTTGTACGACGAGCAGGCCGACGTCACCGGCGTCGTGCTCACCAGCGCCAAGAAGACCTTCTTCGCCGGCGGCAACCTCAAGAGCATGATGAAGGCGACGCCCGACGACGCCGAGGAGATCTTCGCGATGGGCGAGGCCGTCAAGGCCAGCCTCCGCCGCCTCGAGACCTTCCCCCGTCCCGTCGTGGCTGCCATCAACGGCGCCGCGCTGGGCGGCGGCCTCGAGATCGCGCTGGCCGCCAACCGCCGGATCGCCGTCGACGACCGCTCGGTGAAGATCGGGCTGCCCGAGGCCACGCTCGGCCTGCTGCCCGGCGGCGGCGGGGTCACGCGCGTCGTACGCATGCTCGGGCTCCAGTCCGCGCTGATGGACGTCCTCATGCCCGGCACCCAGTTCGACCCGCAGGGTGCCCTGGGCAAGGGCCTCGTCGACGAGGTGCTGCCGACCCGCGAGGAGCTCGTCCCTGCCGCGAAGACGTGGATCCTCGAGCACCGCGACGACGAGGACGCGGCGAGGAACCCCTGGGACCGCGCGGGCTACAAGATGCCCGGCGGCACCCCCAAGACCCCGGCGCTCGCGCAGTTCCTGCCGGCGTTCCCAGCCCTGCTCCGCAAGCAGACCAAGGGCGCCGTCTACCCCGCGCCGCGCGCGATCATGAGTGCCGCGGTCGAGGGCGCGCAGGTGGACTTCGACACCGCCTCGCGCATCGAGAGCCGCTACTTCACCAACCTGGTCGTCAACCAGCAGGCCAAGAACATGATCCAGGCCTTCTTCTTCGACCTCCAGGCGATCAACTCCGGCTCGCTCCGTCCCCAGGGCATCGAGCGCTGGCAGGCGACGAAGGTCGCCGTCCTCGGCGCCGGGATGATGGGCGCCGGCATCGCCTACTCCTGCGCCCGCGCCGGCATGCAGGTCGTCCTCAAGGACGTCACGCTCGAGGCGGCCGAGAAGGGCAAGGCCTACACCGCCAAGCTCAACGCCAAGGGCGTCGAGCGCGGCAAGCTCACGCAGGACAAGGCCGACGAGCTCCTCGGCCGCATCACGCCCACTGCCTCGCCCGAGGACCTCGCCGGGTGCGACCTCGTCATCGAGGCCGTCTTCGAGGACCCGTCCCTCAAGGCGAAGGTCTTCGCCGAGGTGGCGCCGTACGTCGACGACGACGCGCTGCTGTGCTCCAACACCTCGACGCTGCCGATCACCGGGCTCGCGACGGGTGTCGACCGCCCGGCCGACTTCATCGGGCTGCACTTCTTCAGCCCCGTCGACAAGATGCCGCTGGTCGAGATCATCCGCGGCAAGGAGACGTCCGACGCCGCGCTGGCGAAGGCGTACGACGTCGTGCAGCAGATCCGCAAGACGCCGATCGTCGTGAACGACTCGCGCGGCTTCTACACCTCGCGCGTCATCGGCACCCAGATCAACGAAGGCCTGGCGATGCTCGCCGAGGGCGTCCACCCGGTCTCGCTGGAGCGCGCCGCGACGTCGTCCGGCTTCCCGGTCGGGCCGCTGCAGATCAGCGACGAGCTCAACATGGAGCTGATGGCCAAGATCCGCAAGGCCACCGAGGACGCCGCGTCCCGCGAGGGCATCGACCTCGGCGACTACCCGGCGGGCGAGGTCATCTCCACGATGATCGGCCTCGGCCGGCCTTCGCGGCTCAAGGGCGCCGGCTTCTACGACTACGACGACAACGGACGTCGTACGACGCTGTGGCCCGGGCTCGCCGAGCAGTTCCCGGTCGCGGAGCAGCAGGTCCCGATCCGCGACGTGCGCGACCGGATGCTGTTCATCGAGGCGATCGAGACGGCGAAGTGCTTCGAGGAGGGCGTGATCACCTCCGCCGCGGCGGCCAACATCGGCTCGATCATGGGCATCGGCTTCCCGGCGCTCACCGGTGGCGCGGCGCAGTTCATGACCGGCTGGCAGGCGCTCGACGAGACCGGCCACGGCGTCGGCCCGGTCGGCCTGCAGGCCTTCCTCGACCGCGCCGACGAGCTGGCCGAGGCCTACGGCGAGCGCTTCCGCCCGACGGCGTACCTCCGTGACCTCGCGGCGAAGGGCGAGACCTTCCCCGCCTGA
- a CDS encoding ABC transporter permease: MKGWRPALLIAWRDALRHRGRSALVLVMISLPVLAVSAAAVVIQTADVSGVEGADRRLGAADARIRTEGRGRVFQSPDPMGGMWGQLEEIDTDAPPTDDDVRALLPADARLLPITSGWSRARLDDRLIDFSTTGVDLTDPMAEGLFELETGRLPDAPGEVVTNAAMLAKGLALGDTLDVDGTTLTLVGVGVDATIRDTPVLIGAPDDLPSPGDNVGEWLVEAGPVPWSTVLDLNALGAIVTSRSVLADPPDVASTAEQMGYDTGRDELLAVATLIVVMALIEVVLLAGPAFAVGARRHARTLALIAASGGTPAQARRVILGSGVVLGLVASAIGLVLGLVVGWAVLPLVQRFNNEWFGPFELPWRYLAAIVAFGIVSAVLASVVPAWLASRQDVVAVLAGRRGDRKPRASTPVVGLAMLGAGIATSVYGAATSDDSSAGAYWIGASAIVSVLGMILVVPVVVSTVARLARRLPLTPRYAARDAARHRTRTVPAVAAVAATVAGVVALGIATESQELADEKTYSAQAPMGTGVLAWTAAVLPGEEAPDPAPVWDRIEAAVAEAAPGVDTSELRGPSESLASGGGWTSTTVQSANPAAACCLSTWGPQVVVADTSAGLGLDEAMAATVDRALAAGRAVVLTESVEGRDDVTVRTETWREGNDEAEVTLAETVPAELVAWGPSDRLPAPTSAVLPTSVAEALGIEVSTLQLRLAGDLDPAAETRISESVRGIADDAYIYVERGYERPPEVVVVLLVLGALGGVLMLGGTLTATFLALSDARPDLATLSAVGAAPRTRRRVAASYALVVGFVGAILGAAVGFIPGVAIAQPLTARRGGYATDTTGALVGDPASYLDIPWLLVVTIVLALPLLTAAVVGLTARSRLPLVARLD, from the coding sequence ATGAAGGGCTGGCGACCGGCCCTGCTCATCGCCTGGCGCGACGCCCTGCGCCACCGGGGGCGCAGCGCGCTCGTGCTGGTGATGATCAGCCTGCCGGTGCTCGCCGTCAGCGCCGCCGCGGTGGTCATCCAGACCGCCGACGTGAGCGGCGTCGAGGGCGCGGACCGCCGGCTGGGCGCGGCCGACGCCCGGATCCGCACCGAGGGCCGCGGGCGCGTGTTCCAGAGCCCCGACCCCATGGGCGGCATGTGGGGACAGCTCGAGGAGATCGACACCGACGCACCTCCGACCGACGACGACGTACGCGCCCTCCTGCCCGCCGACGCCCGGCTGCTGCCGATCACCAGCGGCTGGTCCCGCGCCCGGCTGGACGACCGCCTCATCGACTTCTCGACCACCGGCGTCGACCTGACCGACCCGATGGCCGAGGGGCTGTTCGAGCTGGAGACCGGCCGCCTGCCCGACGCGCCCGGCGAGGTGGTGACCAACGCGGCGATGCTCGCCAAGGGCCTCGCGCTCGGCGACACGCTCGATGTCGACGGGACGACGCTCACGCTCGTCGGGGTCGGCGTGGACGCCACGATCCGCGACACCCCGGTCCTGATCGGAGCCCCCGACGACCTCCCGTCACCCGGCGACAACGTGGGCGAGTGGCTCGTCGAGGCCGGGCCGGTGCCGTGGTCGACCGTGCTGGACCTCAACGCGCTCGGGGCGATCGTCACCTCGCGGTCCGTGCTGGCCGACCCGCCCGACGTCGCCTCGACGGCCGAGCAGATGGGGTACGACACCGGCCGCGACGAGCTGCTCGCGGTGGCCACCCTGATCGTCGTGATGGCCCTGATCGAGGTCGTCCTGCTGGCCGGACCTGCGTTCGCCGTCGGCGCGCGCCGGCACGCCCGCACGCTCGCCCTGATCGCCGCCTCCGGCGGCACGCCTGCCCAGGCGCGTCGCGTCATCCTGGGCAGCGGCGTCGTGCTGGGGCTGGTCGCGTCCGCCATCGGTCTCGTGCTGGGCCTCGTGGTCGGGTGGGCGGTCCTGCCGCTCGTGCAGCGCTTCAACAACGAGTGGTTCGGGCCGTTCGAGCTGCCGTGGCGCTACCTGGCCGCCATCGTCGCCTTCGGCATCGTGTCCGCGGTCCTCGCCTCGGTCGTGCCCGCGTGGCTGGCAAGCCGGCAGGACGTCGTCGCCGTGCTGGCCGGGCGGCGCGGCGACCGCAAGCCGCGCGCATCGACCCCGGTCGTCGGCCTGGCGATGCTGGGCGCCGGGATCGCGACGTCCGTCTACGGCGCGGCGACCTCCGACGACAGCAGCGCCGGCGCCTACTGGATCGGCGCGTCCGCCATCGTGTCGGTGCTCGGCATGATCCTGGTGGTGCCGGTCGTGGTGTCGACCGTCGCCCGGCTCGCCCGTCGGCTGCCGCTGACACCGAGGTACGCCGCCCGCGACGCCGCGCGCCACCGCACGCGCACGGTGCCGGCCGTCGCCGCCGTGGCCGCGACCGTCGCCGGCGTCGTGGCGCTCGGCATCGCCACCGAGAGCCAGGAGCTCGCCGACGAGAAGACCTACAGCGCGCAGGCGCCGATGGGCACCGGCGTCCTCGCCTGGACGGCCGCCGTGCTGCCCGGGGAGGAGGCGCCGGACCCGGCTCCGGTCTGGGACCGGATCGAGGCAGCCGTGGCCGAGGCCGCGCCCGGGGTGGACACGAGCGAGCTCCGCGGACCGTCCGAGAGCCTCGCGTCCGGTGGCGGCTGGACCTCGACCACCGTCCAGTCGGCCAACCCTGCAGCGGCCTGCTGCCTGTCCACCTGGGGCCCGCAGGTGGTGGTCGCCGACACCTCGGCCGGGCTCGGCCTCGACGAGGCGATGGCCGCAACCGTCGACCGCGCGCTCGCGGCCGGTCGGGCGGTGGTGCTCACCGAGAGCGTGGAGGGTCGCGACGACGTCACCGTGCGCACCGAGACGTGGCGCGAGGGCAACGACGAGGCCGAGGTCACCCTCGCCGAGACGGTGCCGGCCGAGCTGGTGGCCTGGGGACCGTCGGACCGGCTGCCGGCCCCGACGTCGGCCGTGCTGCCGACCTCCGTCGCCGAGGCCCTGGGCATCGAGGTGTCGACCCTCCAGCTGCGCCTCGCCGGCGACCTGGACCCCGCCGCCGAGACGCGCATCTCCGAGTCGGTGCGGGGCATCGCGGACGATGCCTACATCTACGTCGAGCGTGGCTACGAGCGCCCCCCCGAGGTCGTCGTGGTGCTGCTCGTCCTCGGCGCGCTCGGCGGCGTCCTGATGCTCGGCGGCACCCTCACCGCCACCTTCCTCGCCCTCTCGGACGCCCGGCCGGACCTGGCCACGCTGTCAGCGGTCGGCGCGGCTCCGCGCACCCGGCGACGGGTCGCGGCGTCGTACGCCCTCGTCGTCGGCTTCGTCGGCGCGATCCTGGGCGCCGCCGTGGGCTTCATCCCGGGCGTGGCGATCGCGCAACCGCTGACCGCGCGCCGCGGCGGCTATGCGACCGACACGACCGGTGCGCTGGTCGGCGACCCCGCGTCCTACCTCGACATCCCCTGGCTGCTGGTCGTCACGATCGTGCTCGCCCTGCCGCTGCTGACCGCGGCCGTCGTCGGGCTCACGGCCCGGTCGCGGCTGCCCCTGGTCGCCCGCCTCGACTGA
- a CDS encoding PadR family transcriptional regulator, translated as MSIRQAMLAILEQGPMYGYQLRAEFEQRTGETWPLNIGQVYTTLTRLERDGLVEVVGHGGADEGDEPADQASSDRQHVSYRATEAGRGEVSEWFATPVPRTQPPRDELAIKLAIAVTLPGTDVGTIIQRQRSATMASLQDYTRLKRSGRAARPEEPADLAWSLVLDSLVFDAEAEVRWLDHCEARLRRAATEREVVRRDAPAATSTEGAAR; from the coding sequence ATGTCGATCCGGCAGGCGATGCTGGCGATCCTGGAGCAGGGGCCGATGTACGGCTACCAGCTGCGGGCGGAGTTCGAGCAGCGGACGGGGGAGACCTGGCCGCTCAACATCGGGCAGGTCTACACGACCCTGACCCGGCTCGAGCGCGACGGACTGGTCGAGGTCGTCGGGCACGGGGGTGCCGACGAAGGAGACGAGCCCGCCGACCAGGCCAGCAGCGACCGTCAGCACGTCAGCTACCGCGCCACCGAGGCGGGACGGGGCGAGGTGTCGGAGTGGTTCGCCACCCCGGTGCCTCGCACCCAGCCCCCGCGCGACGAGCTGGCGATCAAGCTCGCGATCGCGGTGACCCTGCCCGGCACGGACGTCGGCACGATCATCCAGCGCCAGCGCAGCGCCACCATGGCCTCGCTGCAGGACTACACCCGGCTCAAGCGCTCGGGCCGCGCCGCCCGGCCGGAGGAGCCCGCCGACCTCGCCTGGAGCCTGGTCCTCGACTCGCTCGTCTTCGACGCCGAGGCCGAGGTGCGCTGGCTCGACCACTGCGAGGCGAGGCTGCGGCGCGCCGCGACCGAGCGCGAGGTCGTACGCCGTGACGCGCCCGCCGCGACGAGCACCGAGGGGGCCGCCCGGTGA
- a CDS encoding ABC transporter ATP-binding protein gives MNAVLHLAAVTRVHGEGATEVHALRGVTFRAHPGELVAVMGPSGSGKSTLLTLAGGLDAPTSGSVWIEGTDLASLDNAGRARMRRTSVGYVFQDFNLIPALTAAENVALPRELDGEKGRVARRLALAALEEVGIVDLADRFPDEMSGGQQQRVAIARAIVGDRRLILADEPTGALDTDTGEEILRLLRARCDAGAAGVMVTHEARHAAWADRVVFLRDGVVVDETGADEPETLLAEEAGR, from the coding sequence GTGAACGCCGTCCTCCACCTCGCCGCCGTCACCCGCGTCCACGGCGAGGGCGCCACCGAGGTCCACGCGCTGCGCGGGGTGACCTTCCGCGCGCACCCCGGCGAGCTCGTCGCCGTGATGGGGCCGTCCGGCTCCGGCAAGTCGACCCTGCTCACCCTGGCCGGCGGGCTCGACGCCCCGACCTCCGGCTCGGTCTGGATCGAGGGCACCGACCTGGCCTCGCTCGACAACGCCGGGCGCGCCCGGATGCGGCGTACGTCGGTGGGCTACGTCTTCCAGGACTTCAACCTCATCCCCGCGCTCACCGCCGCCGAGAACGTCGCCCTCCCGCGTGAGCTCGACGGCGAGAAGGGTCGTGTCGCGCGCCGGCTCGCCCTCGCGGCGCTGGAGGAGGTCGGCATCGTCGACCTCGCCGACCGCTTCCCCGACGAGATGTCGGGCGGCCAGCAGCAGCGCGTCGCGATCGCCCGCGCGATCGTCGGCGACCGCCGGCTGATCCTCGCCGACGAGCCCACCGGTGCCCTCGACACCGACACCGGCGAGGAGATCCTGCGGCTGCTCCGCGCCCGGTGCGACGCCGGCGCGGCCGGGGTGATGGTGACACACGAGGCCCGGCACGCGGCGTGGGCGGACCGGGTGGTCTTCCTGCGCGACGGCGTCGTGGTCGACGAGACCGGCGCCGACGAGCCGGAGACGCTCCTCGCCGAGGAAGCGGGTCGATGA
- a CDS encoding ABC transporter ATP-binding protein produces MSQTPAVVVRDLHVRFGDVEAVSGVDLTADSGRATALLGRNGAGKSTTMKVLAGVVPPTSGAVTVAGHDAATDALGVKRAVGYCPDVGGLVPRATPWEHLQLSARLRRMDDWEERGRDLLERFELGDVAHRVVGGFSHGMSRRLSVVLAALHEPDVLLLDEPFDGVDPLGVEATLEVVADARARGACVLLSTHLRDLALEACGEAVVLRGGNRVAAMQAGDLTGEAYRALLD; encoded by the coding sequence GTGAGCCAGACCCCCGCCGTCGTCGTCCGCGACCTGCACGTCCGTTTCGGCGACGTCGAGGCCGTCTCGGGCGTCGACCTGACCGCCGACAGCGGCCGCGCCACCGCCCTCCTCGGGCGCAACGGCGCCGGCAAGTCGACGACCATGAAGGTCCTGGCCGGAGTCGTGCCACCCACCTCCGGCGCGGTCACCGTCGCCGGCCACGACGCCGCCACCGACGCCCTCGGCGTCAAGCGCGCCGTCGGCTACTGCCCCGACGTCGGCGGCCTGGTCCCGCGGGCCACGCCGTGGGAGCACCTGCAGCTCAGCGCGCGCCTGCGGCGGATGGACGACTGGGAGGAGCGCGGACGCGACCTGCTCGAGCGCTTCGAGCTCGGCGACGTCGCGCACCGGGTGGTCGGCGGCTTCAGCCACGGCATGAGCCGCCGGCTCAGCGTCGTACTGGCGGCACTCCACGAGCCGGACGTGCTGCTCCTGGACGAGCCCTTCGACGGCGTCGACCCGCTCGGTGTCGAGGCGACCCTGGAGGTCGTCGCAGACGCCCGCGCCCGGGGGGCCTGCGTCCTGCTCTCCACCCACCTGCGCGACCTCGCGCTCGAGGCCTGCGGCGAGGCGGTCGTGCTCCGCGGCGGCAACCGGGTCGCCGCGATGCAGGCCGGCGACCTCACCGGCGAGGCCTACCGTGCCCTCCTCGACTGA